In Phycisphaerae bacterium RAS1, the genomic window TTTGACTCGCTACTCGCTACTCGCTACTCGCTACTTCCCGGGCGCACGTCATGACGCACGAGGCCTTCGAAAAACTCCTCAGCGCCTGGCTCGACGAGCCGAGCGACGAGTGGCGCGCCCAGATTGACGCGGCCGCCGGCGGCGACGGGGAGCTGGCGCGAGCCCGCGAAGCCTGGCTGCGGCTCGATGCGCTGCTGCGGCAACCGCGCGAACTGGAGCGCGTGAACTGGAGCGCGTTCCAGCGCGTCGTCTGCGAGTCGCTCGCCGTCGAGGCCGGGCAGACCGACGAACGGAGACTGGATCGCGCCCTGGGCAGCTTGCCGGACATCGTTCCGATCATCGACTGGGATCGGCTGAAACATCGCATCGGCGATTCCGTCTCGGCCAGCATGGTCGCCGACCCGCCGCCGGCGCGGACAATCCGCATGCCGTGGCAGCGCCGCGCCGCGATCGGCGCGATGCTGGCGGCGGCCGCCGTACTGGCGGTCTTTGCGTTCATTCCGCGTGCGGCGACTCCGTTACCGCTGGGCGGCGCGGGAATCGCGCGGCTGCTGGTGTCGCCGGCGGCTGTCGCAGCGGTGGGCGCGTCGCGCGTGGAGATCACGCTTGCGCGGCTCGACGACGCGCCGCCGGCCCCCGCCGACCGCGACGAGGAAATCTTCCTGATGATCGATCCGGCCGACTCGGCCCCCGCGCTGGCGGCGTCGAGCGACCGCGTCGGGTTCTTTTGAGGCGTCATCATGCATCATCGCATTCAAAGCGGCGGAATTCGCTGGCTGGCCCTGCTCATGCTCGTGCTGGCGGCGCGGGCCCGGGCGCAGGGCGCAGCGGGCATCGTCGAGGAGGCCCTCGACCAGGTCGTCACCCAGCGCATCGAGATACCCGAGCAGCCGCTGGCGCAGGCCGCGGCGGCGCTGGAACAGAAAACCGGGCTGAGGCTGGCGTTCGACAAGTCGGCCTTTGAGATGATGCCCTACCGCGACCGCACGCGGGTCAGCATTGTGATCGAGAACTGCCGCGTGCGCGACGCGCTGCAGTCGCTCTTCGACGGGCTCGGGCTGGAGATGGCGGTCGAAGGCGATCAGATTAACGTGCGCCCCGGCCCGGCGCTGCGGCGGCTGGGGCGGGCGTTGACGATTGAGGAGGCGCAGCTTCTGGGGGCGCTGGCCCGTGGGCGCTGGTCCGCCCTGGATCACGCCAAGCTCCCGATCTCCGCCGCGCTCGACGCCGAAAAACAGCAGGAACTGGACCGCCAGCTCGCGCAGGCCGCAGGACTGAACGCGGTCCGCGAGCTGGATGCGGCGACCGCGGCCGCCCGGCTGAGCTGGACCGTCGAAGGCGGCCGGCTGAGTTTCATCACACGCAAGCAGGACATCGAGCAGCGCCTGGAACGCAAGCTCAGCATGGTCTACCAGCGCGTCACGTTGGACGAGCTTCTGGTCGACCTGGGCCGGCGAATCGACGTGACGTTTGTCTTCGCGCCCGGCGCCCTGCGAGCCGTCAATGCTGAGAATCGCAAGATGGACCTGATCCAGCGCGAGTCCACCGTCCGGCAGACGCTCGAGCGCATCTGCGGAAACACCGGGCTGCGGTATGGCATCGAGGACGACGGCGTGCACATTCAGGCGCCGCCGGGTGCGGCGCCTTCGACTGGCGGCGCGCGGCGCGTGATCGCCATCCTGCGCGTGCCGGTCGGCGACGACGGCACGTCCGTGGAGTTTCCGATCTACGACGACGAGCTTCCGCCGGACGTGCTCAAGCTGCGCGAGAAGAAGCTTCCGGAAGTGATCGAGGAGCTCCGCAAGCGCGGGTAGCCTCGGAACGCGAAGCGCCAGCGAGCGCCCGGTCAGAACGCGAAGCGCAAGCGAGCGCCCGTTGCGATGGGCGCTCGCTTGCGCTTCGCGTTCTGACCGGTGAGACTGGTGAAACCGGGGACGCCTGCATTTCTCCGGCCGGGGGCATCCCTCTATAATCAGCGAATCACACTGGGAGACTCCGATGAGCGTCAGCGCCTCCACCGAAGATCTCAAGATCGACTGGTCCATCCAGGAAGACGCCGGTCGGCTGGCCGCGTTCGAGGCGCGCGTCGCCGAGGGCGAGCTGGTCGAGCCGGATGACTGGATGCCGCACAACTACCGCGTCGGCATGCTCAAGATGGCCGAGCATCACGCCAACAGCGAGATCGTCGGGGCGCTGCCGGAGGGCGAGTGGATCACGCGGGCGCCGTCGCTGCGGCGGAAGCTGGCGCTGATCGCGAAGGTGCAGGACGAGGTGGGACACGGCCAGATGCTCTACCGAGTTAGCCAGGACCTCGGCAAGCCGCGCGACGCGATGCTGCGCGACCTGATCACCGGCAAGACCAAGTATCACAACGTCTTCAACTATCCCGCGCCGACCTGGGGCGACGTGGCCATGATCCAGTGGTTGGTCGACGGGGCGGCGATCATGAACCAGAAAACGCTGGCCGACGGCAGCTACGGCCCGTACGTCCGCACGATGATGCGGATCAACATGGAAGAGGCGTTTCATTTCAAGAGCGGTGAGGACATGGTGCTGACGCTGATGGGCGGCACGGCGCGACAGATGAAAATGGCCCAGGAGGCCTTCGACCGCTGGTGGAACCCCTGCCTGATGTTCTTCGGCCCGCCCGACAAGGACAGCAGCAAGACCGCGCCGTTCATGAAATGGCGGATCAAGACGGCGACCAACGACGAGCTGCGGCAGAAGTTCGTCGACCGCTTCGCCCCGGCGGCGC contains:
- the paaA gene encoding 1,2-phenylacetyl-CoA epoxidase, subunit A, giving the protein MSVSASTEDLKIDWSIQEDAGRLAAFEARVAEGELVEPDDWMPHNYRVGMLKMAEHHANSEIVGALPEGEWITRAPSLRRKLALIAKVQDEVGHGQMLYRVSQDLGKPRDAMLRDLITGKTKYHNVFNYPAPTWGDVAMIQWLVDGAAIMNQKTLADGSYGPYVRTMMRINMEEAFHFKSGEDMVLTLMGGTARQMKMAQEAFDRWWNPCLMFFGPPDKDSSKTAPFMKWRIKTATNDELRQKFVDRFAPAALDLGLVIKTYKRDCSPAAPGRVGSAGVPPVACSPAAPGRSSDTVGACPSDGRVIRNPDGSPIWVKDEKLALDPKTGHWTFSQPDWEEFHQVIRGNGPLNKQRVALRRFSYEQGEWVRRAVLGQRAGLPPSRN